The proteins below are encoded in one region of Clostridium pasteurianum DSM 525 = ATCC 6013:
- the fdhF gene encoding formate dehydrogenase subunit alpha, translating to MEKKVLTVCPYCGSGCNLYLVVEGGKVVRAEPAKGRNNEGKLCLKGYYGWDFLNDPKLLTSRLKKPMIRKNGVLEEVSWDEAIKFTAENLMKIKAQYGPDAIMGTGSARGPGNEPNYIMQKFMRAAIGTNNIDHCARVCHGPSVAGLDYSLGGAAMSNSIPEIEDTDVVFVFGYNPSETHPIVARRIVKAREKGAKIIVADPRKIETVKISDLWLQLKGGTNMALVNALGNVLINEELYDEKFVENCTEGFEEYKEAVKKYTPEYAEKITGVSAEYIRKAMRIYAKAKKATILYGMGVCQFSQAVDVVKGLASLALLTGNLGRPNVGIGPVRGQNNVQGTCDMGVLPNRFPGYQSVTDEKAREKFEKAWGVKLSDRVGYFLTEVPKHVLKEDKIKAYYIFGEDPAQSDPNAAEVREALDKIDFVIVQDIFMNKTALHADVVLPATSWGEHDGVYSAADRSFQRIRKAVEPMGEAKDDWEIICEISTAMGYPMHYNNTEEIWNEMRSLCPKFAGASYEKMEKQGAVPWPCTSEEDPGTDYLYDDGKFMTENGRGKLFACEWRHPFELTDEKYPLVLSTVREIGHYSVRTMTGNCRTLQKLADEPGYIEISVEDAKELNIKDQELVTVSSRRGKIITRAAVAERVKKGATYMTYQWWVGACNELTIDSLDPISKTPEFKYCAVKVERIKDQQKAEQEIEERYSSLKKQMKAE from the coding sequence ATGGAAAAAAAAGTTCTTACAGTATGTCCTTATTGTGGAAGCGGATGCAATTTATATTTGGTGGTGGAAGGTGGAAAAGTTGTCAGGGCAGAACCTGCAAAGGGAAGAAACAATGAAGGAAAGCTTTGTCTAAAGGGATATTATGGATGGGATTTTTTGAATGATCCTAAGCTTTTAACTTCCAGGTTAAAAAAACCTATGATAAGAAAAAATGGAGTTTTAGAGGAAGTTTCTTGGGATGAGGCTATAAAATTTACAGCAGAAAATCTTATGAAAATAAAAGCTCAATATGGTCCAGATGCAATTATGGGAACTGGTTCTGCAAGAGGTCCAGGAAATGAACCAAACTATATTATGCAGAAGTTTATGAGAGCTGCTATAGGAACTAATAATATAGATCATTGTGCAAGGGTATGTCATGGACCTTCAGTAGCAGGGCTTGATTATTCATTAGGAGGAGCGGCTATGTCCAATTCAATTCCTGAAATTGAAGATACAGATGTAGTATTTGTATTTGGATATAATCCATCTGAAACTCATCCTATTGTTGCAAGGAGAATAGTTAAGGCAAGAGAAAAAGGTGCAAAAATAATTGTAGCGGATCCAAGAAAAATAGAAACAGTAAAAATATCAGATCTATGGCTTCAATTAAAAGGCGGTACTAATATGGCACTGGTTAATGCTCTTGGTAATGTACTTATAAATGAAGAATTATATGATGAAAAATTTGTAGAAAATTGTACAGAGGGTTTTGAAGAATATAAAGAAGCAGTAAAGAAATATACTCCTGAATATGCAGAGAAGATAACCGGGGTAAGTGCAGAATATATAAGAAAAGCTATGAGAATTTATGCTAAAGCTAAAAAGGCTACAATTCTGTATGGAATGGGAGTCTGTCAATTCTCTCAAGCAGTAGATGTAGTAAAAGGACTAGCTTCTCTGGCACTTTTAACGGGAAATCTTGGACGTCCTAATGTGGGAATTGGTCCTGTGCGTGGACAAAATAATGTACAGGGTACTTGCGATATGGGAGTACTTCCTAACAGATTTCCAGGTTATCAGTCTGTTACAGATGAAAAGGCCCGTGAAAAATTTGAAAAGGCCTGGGGAGTAAAGTTATCAGATAGAGTTGGATATTTTCTTACAGAGGTACCAAAACATGTACTTAAAGAGGATAAAATAAAGGCTTATTATATCTTTGGTGAAGATCCTGCTCAAAGTGATCCAAATGCAGCAGAAGTTAGAGAAGCACTGGATAAAATAGACTTTGTAATAGTTCAGGATATATTCATGAACAAAACAGCTCTTCATGCAGATGTAGTTCTTCCAGCTACTTCCTGGGGAGAACATGATGGGGTGTATAGTGCAGCAGACAGATCTTTTCAGAGAATAAGAAAAGCTGTAGAGCCTATGGGAGAGGCTAAGGATGACTGGGAGATAATATGTGAAATATCTACTGCTATGGGCTATCCTATGCATTACAATAATACAGAGGAAATTTGGAATGAAATGAGGAGCCTTTGTCCTAAATTTGCTGGAGCAAGTTATGAAAAGATGGAAAAACAAGGGGCAGTGCCATGGCCTTGTACTTCGGAGGAAGATCCAGGGACAGATTATCTATACGATGACGGTAAATTCATGACAGAAAACGGCAGGGGGAAACTGTTTGCCTGTGAGTGGAGGCATCCTTTTGAATTAACAGATGAAAAATATCCTTTGGTTTTATCTACTGTAAGAGAAATAGGACATTATTCAGTAAGAACTATGACAGGAAATTGTCGTACACTTCAGAAGTTGGCAGATGAACCTGGATATATAGAAATAAGTGTGGAAGATGCAAAGGAACTCAATATAAAGGATCAGGAACTGGTAACTGTAAGTTCTAGAAGAGGCAAAATAATTACCAGAGCAGCAGTTGCTGAAAGAGTAAAAAAAGGTGCTACTTACATGACTTATCAATGGTGGGTTGGTGCTTGTAATGAATTGACTATTGACAGTCTTGATCCTATTTCAAAAACACCTGAGTTTAAATATTGTGCAGTAAAAGTGGAGAGAATCAAAGATCAACAGAAGGCAGAGCAAGAGATAGAAGAAAGGTATAGTAGTTTAAAGAAGCAGATGAAAGCAGAATAG
- the glp gene encoding gephyrin-like molybdotransferase Glp: MVSTEKALDIILNETCLGGIEDKNILDSLDRVVSEHIYSKDSLPPFNKAAMDGYALRSEDTLEASVDKPIEFNIIGTAKAGGSLEKVLHSGEAVKIMTGAPVPESADTIIEIENVESDGEHVFVKEAVKPYRNIIEKGEEVKAGDIAIFSGSLIRPVEVGILASLGYNKISVYKAPVIALIVTGDELVNIEAKIETGKIRNSNEYFLKAIMKNEGFEFISFGIVQDNKEVIKQKILVAMEIADIVVTSGGASKGDYDFVEDILVELGADIKFDSVAIKPGKPISFATIKDKLIFSLPGNPLAAITTFQEFIVPAGKKFMGKKSSVDIFPVILSDDYICKKGRKKYIYVNIQKVNGVYYGHKIKWQGSSGLVPISRANGIVIIPEGKEYVKSGEILNGYFIWK; encoded by the coding sequence ATGGTTAGTACAGAAAAAGCTTTAGATATAATTTTAAATGAAACATGTTTAGGCGGCATCGAAGATAAAAATATACTAGATAGTTTAGACAGAGTAGTTTCTGAACATATTTATTCAAAGGATAGTCTGCCTCCTTTTAATAAAGCTGCTATGGATGGTTATGCTTTAAGAAGTGAAGATACCTTGGAAGCATCTGTAGATAAGCCCATAGAGTTTAATATTATAGGTACAGCTAAGGCTGGAGGGTCACTTGAAAAAGTATTGCACTCAGGTGAAGCAGTTAAAATAATGACAGGAGCACCTGTACCTGAAAGTGCTGATACCATTATAGAAATAGAAAATGTAGAAAGTGATGGAGAACATGTTTTTGTAAAGGAAGCTGTAAAACCCTATAGAAATATAATCGAAAAGGGAGAAGAGGTTAAAGCTGGGGATATTGCTATTTTTAGTGGTTCCCTTATAAGACCTGTGGAAGTGGGGATTTTAGCTTCCCTTGGGTATAATAAAATTAGTGTTTATAAAGCTCCAGTAATTGCTCTTATAGTAACTGGAGATGAATTAGTTAATATAGAAGCTAAAATTGAAACTGGGAAAATAAGAAATAGTAATGAATACTTCCTAAAGGCAATTATGAAAAATGAGGGATTTGAATTTATATCCTTTGGAATAGTACAAGATAACAAGGAAGTTATAAAACAAAAGATTTTGGTGGCAATGGAAATAGCGGATATAGTTGTAACTTCAGGAGGGGCTTCTAAGGGGGACTATGACTTTGTAGAGGATATATTAGTGGAACTTGGGGCAGATATAAAATTTGATTCTGTGGCAATAAAGCCTGGGAAACCTATAAGTTTTGCAACTATCAAAGATAAATTGATTTTTAGTCTTCCTGGGAATCCACTGGCGGCAATAACTACTTTTCAGGAGTTTATAGTACCAGCAGGTAAGAAGTTTATGGGTAAAAAATCCAGTGTAGATATTTTTCCAGTAATTTTATCTGATGATTATATTTGTAAAAAAGGAAGAAAGAAATATATATACGTAAATATACAAAAAGTAAATGGAGTATATTATGGTCATAAGATAAAATGGCAAGGGTCTAGCGGTTTGGTTCCCATAAGCAGGGCTAATGGAATTGTAATAATACCTGAAGGAAAGGAATATGTAAAGTCAGGGGAGATTCTCAATGGATACTTTATCTGGAAGTAA
- the mobB gene encoding molybdopterin-guanine dinucleotide biosynthesis protein B, protein MDTLSGSKKVISIVASKSNMGKTTLIEGLIPIFKKNGYKVGVLKYDVKKFEMDREGKDSYRFTKAGADTMIIASENKMAMVKNIEEDHSIEDVINYFENMDLIIVEGFKSNHYPQIEIHRKERSSKLLYRDSSFDTSNFIAVITDELLKDLKLPQLHLNNIGEIVEFIEKNVIKK, encoded by the coding sequence ATGGATACTTTATCTGGAAGTAAAAAAGTAATCTCCATAGTAGCTTCAAAATCAAATATGGGGAAAACCACTTTAATTGAAGGACTTATTCCAATATTTAAAAAGAATGGCTATAAAGTTGGTGTATTAAAATATGATGTAAAAAAATTTGAAATGGATAGAGAAGGTAAGGATAGCTACAGGTTTACAAAAGCAGGAGCAGATACTATGATAATTGCTTCTGAAAATAAAATGGCTATGGTTAAAAATATAGAAGAAGATCATTCTATAGAAGATGTTATAAATTATTTTGAAAATATGGATCTGATAATTGTAGAAGGTTTTAAAAGTAATCATTATCCTCAAATAGAGATTCATAGAAAAGAGAGGAGCTCAAAGCTTCTCTATAGAGATAGCAGTTTTGATACTTCAAATTTTATAGCAGTAATAACGGATGAACTTCTTAAGGATTTGAAACTTCCACAGCTTCACCTCAATAATATAGGGGAAATTGTAGAGTTCATTGAAAAAAATGTGATAAAAAAATAA
- a CDS encoding 4Fe-4S dicluster domain-containing protein, translating to MRNFIKLFLYRLSGKVGKAMSREVNSFVIGDASKCVGCRACEVACFKAHSNREESSKPIFVKGKRRDIITRIHVVKNEKFSVPVQCRQCEDAPCANACPVGAIKEKEHVLVVEEELCIGCKACVMACPFGAIEVKRKSEEVRKVAYKCDLCRNRDTKACVEICSKKALKLFDPVKERKQRNIDTVNNLIDD from the coding sequence ATGAGAAATTTTATAAAGTTATTTTTATATAGATTGTCAGGAAAGGTAGGCAAAGCTATGAGTAGAGAAGTTAATTCTTTTGTTATAGGAGATGCCAGCAAATGTGTGGGCTGCAGGGCCTGTGAAGTAGCGTGCTTTAAAGCACACAGCAATAGAGAAGAGTCCAGTAAACCAATTTTTGTAAAAGGGAAAAGAAGAGATATAATAACCAGAATTCATGTAGTTAAAAATGAAAAGTTTTCAGTACCAGTGCAGTGCAGACAATGTGAAGATGCACCCTGTGCCAATGCATGTCCTGTAGGAGCTATTAAAGAGAAGGAACATGTATTAGTAGTGGAGGAAGAATTATGCATCGGATGTAAAGCCTGTGTAATGGCTTGTCCTTTTGGGGCTATAGAAGTTAAGAGAAAAAGTGAAGAGGTACGAAAGGTTGCCTATAAGTGTGACTTGTGCAGGAATAGAGATACCAAGGCCTGTGTGGAAATATGTTCTAAAAAGGCATTGAAATTATTTGATCCTGTAAAAGAAAGGAAACAACGTAATATAGATACGGTGAACAATCTGATAGATGACTAA
- a CDS encoding 4Fe-4S dicluster domain-containing protein, whose product MNSFVIANPKKCIGCKTCEAGCAMAHSEKNILNRKSDELKFNPRLKVIKTWDVTAPVMCRHCENSPCASVCPNGSITNKEGVVLINQDTCIGCKSCMVACPFGAINLIVQQDGEGKAITQSGLKKTDGKEIIHKEKIVANKCDLCIERDKGPACVEVCPTEALRLVSGEDIEESIKEKREAAALGLSRIG is encoded by the coding sequence ATGAATAGTTTTGTTATAGCAAATCCAAAGAAATGTATAGGATGTAAAACCTGTGAAGCTGGATGTGCAATGGCTCATTCAGAAAAAAATATATTGAATAGAAAAAGTGATGAATTAAAATTTAATCCTCGTTTGAAAGTTATAAAGACTTGGGATGTTACAGCTCCTGTAATGTGCAGACACTGTGAAAATTCACCTTGTGCCAGTGTCTGTCCTAATGGTTCCATAACCAATAAGGAAGGAGTTGTTCTGATTAATCAAGATACCTGTATAGGTTGTAAATCCTGTATGGTTGCCTGTCCTTTTGGTGCTATAAATTTAATTGTGCAGCAGGACGGGGAAGGAAAGGCAATAACTCAGTCAGGGCTTAAGAAAACAGATGGAAAAGAAATAATTCATAAGGAAAAAATAGTTGCAAATAAATGTGATCTCTGTATAGAAAGAGATAAAGGGCCAGCCTGCGTAGAAGTATGTCCAACAGAGGCATTGAGATTGGTTAGTGGAGAAGACATAGAAGAATCTATTAAAGAGAAAAGAGAAGCAGCTGCTTTAGGGCTTTCTAGGATAGGTTAA
- the mobA gene encoding molybdenum cofactor guanylyltransferase has translation MDRFKTAVILAGGKSSRMGFDKQFLKIGEKRLMDILINEIKEEFQDIIIVTNKPKEYKSLYKSCRIVSDEIESQGPLSGIHIGLKESKSKYAYFIACDMPKVNIPYIRYMKEELIKTDADACVTEAGCRMQPFNAFYSKEVFYKIEDLLREGKRSMFSFINIINTHFIDEDTAKKYNKDFNMFFNLNTPEDLKDFQVKLYNPKNMDKNIEK, from the coding sequence ATGGACAGGTTTAAAACAGCAGTGATTCTAGCTGGAGGAAAGAGTTCTAGAATGGGCTTTGATAAGCAGTTTTTAAAGATAGGTGAAAAGAGACTGATGGATATACTTATAAATGAAATTAAAGAAGAATTTCAGGACATAATAATTGTGACTAATAAGCCAAAAGAATATAAAAGCCTATATAAAAGCTGCAGAATTGTTTCAGATGAAATAGAAAGTCAGGGACCTCTATCGGGAATACACATAGGTCTTAAAGAAAGTAAAAGTAAATATGCCTATTTTATTGCCTGCGATATGCCAAAAGTGAATATTCCATATATAAGATATATGAAAGAAGAACTTATTAAAACTGATGCAGATGCCTGTGTTACTGAAGCTGGATGTAGAATGCAGCCCTTTAATGCCTTTTATTCAAAAGAGGTATTTTATAAGATAGAAGATCTCCTTAGAGAAGGCAAGAGATCTATGTTCTCATTTATAAATATTATAAATACTCATTTTATAGATGAAGATACAGCTAAAAAATATAATAAAGATTTTAATATGTTCTTTAATCTTAATACCCCTGAAGATTTAAAAGATTTTCAAGTAAAACTATACAACCCCAAAAATATGGATAAAAATATCGAAAAATGA
- the moaA gene encoding GTP 3',8-cyclase MoaA: protein MFDSYGRRINYLRISVTDLCNLRCKYCMPEKGIKKIPYEEILTLEEIQSIAESFVELGTDKIRITGGEPLVKRGILNLIEGIGKLDKVKDFAMTTNATLLYKYAEDLKKAGLKRVNISMDTLDRKKYGDITRRGDLQDVLKGIEAAKKAGLTPIKINVVLIKGFNEDEIESFVNLTRYEDIDVRFIELMPIGSLRYWSLNNYISNDIVLKKVEELQEVSASDISSPAKYYRLPEGKGKVGLINPISCKFCENCNRMRLTIDGKIKPCLHSNEEIDLKTPLRQGKNIKKIIETVILNKPKEHNLEDGNYISRDMMDIGG, encoded by the coding sequence ATGTTTGATTCATATGGACGAAGGATAAATTATTTGAGAATATCAGTTACGGATTTATGTAATTTAAGGTGTAAATACTGTATGCCTGAGAAGGGGATAAAAAAAATACCCTATGAAGAGATTTTAACTTTGGAAGAAATACAGAGCATAGCTGAAAGTTTTGTAGAGCTAGGTACAGATAAAATAAGAATAACTGGTGGAGAGCCCTTGGTAAAGAGGGGAATACTTAATTTAATAGAGGGAATAGGTAAGCTTGATAAAGTTAAGGATTTTGCCATGACTACTAATGCTACGCTGCTCTATAAGTATGCTGAGGATTTAAAAAAAGCGGGACTTAAAAGGGTAAATATAAGTATGGACACTTTAGATAGAAAAAAGTATGGGGATATCACCAGAAGGGGAGATCTTCAGGATGTATTAAAGGGAATAGAAGCTGCTAAAAAGGCAGGACTTACCCCTATAAAAATTAATGTGGTGCTTATAAAGGGATTTAATGAGGATGAAATAGAAAGTTTTGTGAATTTAACAAGATATGAAGATATAGATGTAAGATTTATAGAACTTATGCCTATAGGAAGTCTCAGGTATTGGTCACTTAACAATTATATTTCTAATGATATAGTTCTTAAAAAAGTAGAAGAATTACAAGAAGTTTCAGCCTCAGATATTTCTTCTCCCGCTAAGTATTACAGACTTCCAGAGGGAAAGGGAAAGGTTGGTCTTATTAATCCTATATCCTGTAAATTTTGTGAAAATTGCAATAGAATGAGACTTACCATAGATGGGAAAATAAAACCTTGTCTTCATTCTAATGAGGAGATAGATTTAAAAACACCCCTTAGGCAGGGAAAAAATATAAAAAAAATAATAGAAACTGTAATTTTAAATAAGCCTAAGGAACACAATCTTGAAGATGGAAATTATATAAGCAGAGATATGATGGACATTGGTGGTTAA
- a CDS encoding MOSC domain-containing protein has product MAKVLAINISDKKGVIKTSIDEGVFVEDYGLKGDAHAGKWHRQVSLLAKESIDKMTAMGITGLVPGKFAENITTEGINLYKLPVGTRLKIGDTIQEVTQIGKECHKGCAIKQQVGKCIMPTEGIFTRVLKGGVIKPDDSIEIIK; this is encoded by the coding sequence ATGGCTAAAGTTTTAGCAATTAACATTAGTGATAAAAAAGGTGTTATAAAAACTTCTATAGATGAAGGAGTTTTTGTAGAGGACTATGGTCTTAAGGGAGATGCTCATGCTGGAAAATGGCACAGACAGGTAAGCCTTCTGGCTAAGGAAAGTATAGATAAAATGACAGCAATGGGGATTACAGGGTTGGTACCGGGAAAATTTGCTGAGAATATTACTACGGAAGGTATAAATCTCTATAAGCTTCCTGTAGGTACAAGACTTAAAATAGGTGATACTATTCAGGAAGTAACTCAAATAGGCAAAGAATGCCATAAGGGTTGTGCCATAAAGCAGCAGGTAGGAAAGTGCATAATGCCAACAGAGGGGATATTTACAAGAGTATTAAAAGGTGGAGTTATAAAACCTGATGATAGTATAGAAATAATAAAATAA
- a CDS encoding metallophosphoesterase yields MLLLYIIVFFLALGLLWALLEAQAINITKIKLKSTKSNNKIKIVFISDLHYGDYYFKGRLKNIVNKTNMLHPDLVILGGDYLFVEENTKFNKDILHKFLDEINRIKAKHGVIAVLGNHEYYLKEHMKPLLEGMQKNNVNILINKTYSMEFENTKVLFHGLDDLKSGQLTIDNLQINEKYLNITISHNPDFFEEYNVNFDIGLSGHTHGGQINLFGLYAPVTESSYGQKFIQTINNKNNSVIVTSKGLGCSRIPIRFFAAPEIVELNIEPE; encoded by the coding sequence ATGCTATTGCTGTATATAATAGTTTTCTTCTTAGCTCTAGGCCTATTATGGGCATTACTGGAAGCTCAAGCAATTAATATTACCAAGATAAAATTAAAAAGTACAAAATCCAATAATAAAATCAAGATAGTATTTATATCAGATCTGCACTATGGTGATTACTATTTTAAAGGTAGATTGAAAAATATAGTAAATAAGACAAATATGCTTCACCCAGACCTGGTAATACTAGGTGGTGATTACTTATTTGTAGAAGAGAATACAAAATTCAACAAAGATATTTTACACAAATTTTTAGATGAAATAAATAGAATAAAAGCTAAGCACGGCGTTATTGCAGTACTTGGCAATCATGAATACTACCTTAAAGAACACATGAAACCACTGCTAGAGGGTATGCAGAAAAACAATGTAAATATATTGATAAATAAAACTTATTCTATGGAATTTGAAAATACAAAAGTACTTTTCCATGGCTTAGATGATTTAAAAAGTGGACAACTTACCATTGACAATTTACAAATAAATGAAAAATATTTAAATATTACAATTTCTCATAATCCTGACTTTTTTGAAGAATATAATGTAAATTTTGATATAGGACTCAGCGGCCATACTCACGGAGGTCAGATAAATTTATTCGGTTTATATGCCCCTGTAACTGAATCTTCCTATGGACAAAAATTTATACAAACTATAAATAATAAAAATAATTCAGTAATAGTAACTTCAAAGGGACTTGGCTGTAGCAGAATTCCCATAAGATTTTTCGCAGCTCCAGAGATAGTTGAACTGAATATTGAACCTGAATAA
- a CDS encoding VanZ family protein, with protein sequence MKKAIILIICLLWFGFIFYNSTKSGDVSNVKSYNILNKIRAQYNQLEGEEKRHYNSLPKNAREEKLNLIIRKNAHAFEYCVLAIIISFVLFQFNLRGRGTIIYIMFICLFYAVLDEFHQIYVPGRTSSVRDVLIDFTGAVIGITLYYFVYYKFINKKRYEDEKVNYIPQ encoded by the coding sequence ATGAAAAAAGCAATAATTTTAATAATATGTTTATTATGGTTTGGATTTATATTTTATAATTCCACAAAGTCTGGAGATGTTTCAAATGTCAAAAGCTATAATATCTTAAATAAAATAAGAGCACAATACAATCAATTAGAGGGTGAAGAAAAACGCCATTATAATAGTTTGCCTAAAAACGCCAGAGAAGAGAAATTAAATCTTATTATAAGAAAAAATGCCCATGCTTTTGAATATTGTGTACTAGCTATAATAATTTCATTTGTGCTATTTCAATTCAATTTAAGAGGCAGAGGAACTATAATATATATAATGTTCATTTGTCTATTTTACGCTGTGCTGGATGAGTTTCATCAGATATATGTACCAGGCAGGACTTCCAGTGTAAGAGATGTATTGATAGATTTTACAGGTGCTGTAATAGGTATTACACTATATTATTTTGTTTACTATAAATTCATAAATAAAAAAAGATATGAGGATGA